A region from the Kribbella shirazensis genome encodes:
- a CDS encoding arylsulfatase — MGEPFRGVINIDIRDSAPDWSPFEPPKPPDGASSVVYIVLDDVGFSAMSCYGGPIETPNIDRIADSGVRYTQWHTTALCSPTRSSLLTGRNHTRNGMACITEAASGFPNANGVIPPENGQIQEILGARGWNTYMVGKWHLCPEAEMNLASSRRNWPVGRGFERFYGFLGAETNQWYPDLVYDNHPVDPPSSPEEGYHLTEDLTDRALEFIKDAKVMAPDKPFLLYYAPGACHAPHHAPKEWIDRFRGRFDMGYEVLREQTLARQKKMGIVPPGTTLPPLNPIGMPETRTGPNGQPYPGLDYTRPWDSLSGDEQRLFARMAEVYAGFLAHADEQIGRLLDYLEESGQRENTMVILVSDNGASGEGGPNGSVNENKLCNGLPDDLQENLAKLEELGSPATYNHYANGWAMAFNTPFKMWKRYEFEGGTADPCIISWPRGIEAKGELREQYHHAVDVVPTILDALGVEAPGTIAGHQQSRFDGVSMRYSFDAAPLPSARSTQFYSMLGSRGIWHQGWKAVTTHPTISGWGSYAKDTWELYHTDVDRSEVHDLADQEPERLTELIALWHAEAGANGAFPLDDRSALELITTPRPVLSPPRSRYIYYPGVADVPESQAVSIRNRSYAIAAVVDVPAPGAEGVLFAHGSRFGGHALYVKDNRLHYVYSFVGSLEQKIVADEQLPTGDNLILSAAFEKDGEDPPGVAVGTLSLFHGDVKVGEGRIKTQPGKFSLAGDGLCVGRDSSDPVTQDYPGEAPWSFTGGSISRVAVDVSGDPYVDLEREALAMMARE; from the coding sequence ATGGGCGAGCCGTTCAGGGGCGTTATCAACATCGACATCCGTGACTCGGCGCCGGACTGGTCGCCGTTCGAGCCGCCCAAGCCGCCGGACGGGGCGTCGAGCGTGGTGTACATCGTGCTCGACGATGTGGGGTTCTCGGCCATGAGTTGCTACGGCGGTCCGATCGAGACACCGAACATCGACCGGATCGCCGACAGCGGGGTGCGGTACACGCAGTGGCACACCACGGCGCTGTGCTCGCCGACGCGCTCCTCTCTGCTGACCGGTCGCAACCACACCCGTAACGGCATGGCGTGTATCACCGAAGCGGCCAGCGGGTTCCCCAACGCCAACGGGGTGATCCCGCCCGAGAACGGCCAGATCCAGGAGATCCTCGGAGCGCGGGGCTGGAACACGTACATGGTCGGCAAGTGGCACCTGTGCCCCGAGGCGGAGATGAATCTGGCCTCCTCGCGGCGCAACTGGCCGGTGGGCAGGGGCTTCGAGCGCTTCTACGGTTTCCTCGGAGCCGAGACCAACCAGTGGTATCCGGACCTGGTGTACGACAACCACCCCGTCGACCCGCCGAGCTCGCCCGAGGAGGGCTACCACCTGACCGAGGACCTCACCGACCGGGCGCTGGAGTTCATCAAGGACGCCAAGGTGATGGCGCCGGACAAGCCGTTCCTCCTCTACTACGCACCGGGCGCCTGTCATGCTCCACACCACGCACCCAAGGAATGGATCGATCGCTTCAGGGGACGCTTCGACATGGGCTACGAGGTCCTGCGCGAGCAGACGCTCGCCCGGCAGAAGAAGATGGGCATCGTTCCGCCCGGGACGACGCTGCCGCCGCTGAATCCGATCGGGATGCCCGAGACCCGCACCGGCCCGAACGGTCAGCCCTACCCGGGCCTGGACTACACCCGGCCGTGGGATTCGCTGTCGGGTGACGAGCAGCGGCTCTTCGCCCGGATGGCGGAGGTGTACGCCGGCTTCCTGGCGCACGCCGACGAGCAGATCGGCCGGCTGCTGGACTACCTCGAGGAGAGCGGCCAGCGCGAGAACACCATGGTCATCCTGGTCTCCGACAACGGCGCCAGTGGCGAGGGCGGCCCGAACGGGTCGGTCAACGAGAACAAGCTGTGCAACGGGCTCCCGGACGACCTCCAGGAGAATCTCGCCAAGCTCGAGGAACTCGGCAGCCCGGCGACCTACAACCACTACGCGAACGGCTGGGCGATGGCGTTCAACACGCCGTTCAAGATGTGGAAGCGCTACGAGTTCGAGGGCGGCACCGCGGACCCGTGCATCATCTCCTGGCCGCGGGGCATCGAGGCCAAGGGCGAGCTCCGCGAGCAGTACCACCACGCCGTCGACGTGGTCCCGACGATCCTTGACGCGCTCGGCGTCGAGGCACCCGGGACCATCGCTGGGCATCAGCAGAGCCGATTCGACGGCGTCAGCATGCGGTACAGCTTCGACGCCGCGCCGCTGCCGAGCGCACGCTCGACGCAGTTCTACTCGATGCTCGGCTCGCGCGGCATCTGGCACCAGGGCTGGAAGGCGGTCACGACCCACCCGACGATCAGCGGCTGGGGCTCCTATGCCAAGGACACCTGGGAGCTGTACCACACCGACGTCGACCGCTCCGAGGTGCACGACCTTGCCGACCAGGAACCCGAGCGCCTGACCGAGTTGATCGCGCTCTGGCACGCCGAGGCCGGCGCCAACGGCGCCTTCCCGCTCGACGATCGCTCCGCCCTCGAGCTCATCACGACGCCGCGACCTGTGCTCTCGCCGCCGCGGAGTCGCTACATCTACTACCCCGGCGTCGCCGACGTGCCGGAGTCGCAGGCGGTCAGCATCCGCAACCGCTCCTACGCGATCGCCGCGGTCGTCGACGTCCCCGCGCCCGGGGCTGAGGGCGTGCTGTTCGCGCACGGCTCGCGTTTCGGCGGGCACGCTCTCTACGTCAAGGACAATCGACTGCACTATGTCTACAGCTTCGTGGGCAGCCTGGAACAGAAGATCGTCGCGGACGAGCAACTGCCGACGGGTGACAACCTGATCCTGTCCGCCGCCTTCGAGAAGGACGGCGAGGACCCGCCCGGCGTCGCGGTCGGAACGCTGTCGCTCTTCCACGGCGACGTCAAGGTGGGGGAGGGCCGGATCAAGACGCAGCCCGGCAAGTTCTCGCTCGCCGGGGACGGCCTGTGCGTCGGACGCGACAGCAGCGACCCGGTGACCCAGGACTACCCCGGCGAAGCGCCCTGGTCGTTCACCGGCGGATCGATCAGCCGTGTGGCCGTCGATGTCAGCGGCGACCCGTACGTCGACCTGGAGCGCGAGGCGCTCGCGATGATGGCACGGGAGTAG